The Delphinus delphis chromosome 7, mDelDel1.2, whole genome shotgun sequence genome includes a window with the following:
- the WIPF1 gene encoding WAS/WASL-interacting protein family member 1 has translation MPVPPPPAPPPPPTFSLANTEKPTLNKSEQAGRNALLSDINKGKKLKKTVTNDRSAPILDKPKGAGGGGGGGSGSFGGGGPPGLGGLFQAGMPKLRSTANRESDSGGSRPPILPPGGRPTSAKPFSPPSGPGRFPVPSPGHRSGPPEPQRNRMPPPRPDVGAKPDNIPPPVPNTPRPVQSSLHNRGSTLVPGAPRQPSPGPTPPPLPGNRGAAFGGGSTRQTPSGSSSPFSNRPPLPPTPSRALDDKPPPPPPPVGSRPPIHREAVPPPPPQNSKPPVPSTPRPSPSAQAPPPPPSRPGPPPVPPGSGGGGGGDEIPRLPQRNLSLSSSSSSSSSSAPPLPSPGRSGPLPPPPGERPPPPVRDPPGRSGPLPPPPPMNRNGSTSRALPATPQLPSRSGTDSPRSGPRPPLPPDRPGTGVPPPPPPSTSIRNGFQDSSCEDEWESRFFFHPISDLPPPEPYVPTTKSYPSKLARNESRSGSNRRERGAPPLPPIPR, from the exons ATGCCCGTACCGCCCCCTCCAGCACCCCCGCCACCGCCCACGTTTTCTCTG GCCAATACAGAAAAGCCTACCTTGAATAAGTCAGAGCAGGCTGGGAGAAATGCTCTTCTCTCTGACATCaacaaagggaagaaactaaagaagacagTCACCAATGACAGAAGTGCACCGATATTGGACA aACCTAAAGGAGCTGGTGGTGGTGGCGGAGGCGGCAGTGGGAGTTTTGGAGGGGGTGGACCACCCGGTTTGGGAGGACTGTTCCAGGCTGGGATGCCAAAGCTGAGATCCACAGCCAACAGGGAGAGTG attctGGAGGGAGCCGACCCCCGATTTTGCCACCAGGAGGAAGACCGACATCTGCCAAACCTTTCTCGCCCCCAAGTGGCCCAGGGAGGTTCCCTGTGCCTTCTCCAGGCCACAGAAGCGGACCTCCAGAACCTCAGAGGAACCGAATGCCTCCCCCGAGGCCCGACGTGGGCGCGAAGCCTGATAACATTCCGCCTCCAGTGCCTAATACTCCAAGACCCGTTCAGTCAAGTCTGCACAACCGGGGGTCCACCCTAGTGCCCGGGGCCCCCAGGCAGCCCAGCCCCGGGCCgactcctccccctctccccggAAACCGAGGGGCTGCTTTCGGGGGAGGCTCCACCCGCCAGACCCCGTCAGGCTCCTCCTCGCCCTTCTCCAaccggcctcccctcccccctaccCCGAGCAGGGCCTTGGATGACAAACCCCCTCCTCCGCCCCCTCCAGTGGGCAGCAGGCCCCCCATCCACAGGGAGGCCGTCCCTCCGCCTCCCCCTCAGAACAGCAAGCCCCCGGTGCCCTCCACCCCGCGGCCTTCCCCCTCcgcgcaggccccgcccccgccccccagccggCCGGGCCCTCCCCCAGTGCCCCCAGGGTCCGGTGGCGGGGGCGGCGGCGACGAAATCCCGAGGCTCCCACAGCGGAACCTGTCCCTCTCGTCGTCCTCGTCGTCGTCGTCATCATCTGCGCCTCCCTTACCTTCACCTGGGCGGTCGGGACCTCTTCCTCCCCCGCCCGGCGAGAGACCCCCTCCTCCAGTGAGGGACCCACCGGGCAGATCAG gccctctcccaccacctcctccaATGAACAGAAATGGCAGCACATCTCGGGCCCTGCCTGCCACCCCTCAGTTGCCATCCAGGAGTGGAACAGACAGTCCCAGAAGTGGGCCCCGGCCTCCGCTTCCTCCCGACAGGCCTGGCACTGGGgtgcctcccccacctccaccatcaACATCAATTAGAAACGGCTTCCAAGACTCTTCATGTGAAG aTGAGTGGGAAAGCAGATTCTTCTTCCATCCGATTTCTGATTTGCCACCTCCAGAGCCATATGTACCAACAACCAAAAGTTATCCCAGTAAATTGGCAAGAAATGAAAGCCGGA GTGGATCCAACCGAAGAGAAAGGGgtgccccaccccttcctcctatCCCGAGGTGA